Proteins encoded within one genomic window of Oscillatoria salina IIICB1:
- a CDS encoding glycosyltransferase family 4 protein codes for MQIKKLLVTGEEGFLYRYHFLVEAISQYVKQVETLPSGNFSNLRVIESLISLIYRITYKISLSTADRLFQKNKRAFIAKSRQTEAKIKQLGYKPDLVLHIFSKYCPIWDNNLDIPYAMYLDYTMALAIENWSPWAPFLNDKEREDWLECERQAYQKATHLFTMSEQGKTSLKEDYDVPEEKITVVGSAGNFQFPYEGKKTFGSQQILFNGSDFERKGGDLVLKAFPKVREALPNSQLVIIGKKILTSEPGIINPGRISSRDEMRELFLNSDLVVAPSRCEPFQEFLLEALNYGVPCLVSDKDGMPEIIDDQVDGIVIREMDAEVFANKIIELLSDSSKLISMSKQARKKIKYQLNWNKIAVKMLQKLAS; via the coding sequence ATGCAAATCAAAAAGCTTCTGGTTACGGGAGAGGAAGGATTTCTCTATCGCTATCACTTTCTGGTTGAAGCTATCTCTCAATACGTTAAGCAAGTAGAAACTTTACCCAGTGGCAACTTTTCTAATTTGCGAGTTATTGAATCATTAATTAGTTTGATTTATCGAATAACTTACAAAATTTCCTTAAGTACCGCCGATCGCCTTTTTCAAAAAAATAAACGAGCCTTTATTGCTAAATCTCGTCAAACTGAAGCGAAAATTAAACAACTAGGATACAAACCGGATCTAGTTCTTCATATTTTTAGTAAGTATTGTCCAATTTGGGATAATAATTTAGATATTCCTTATGCTATGTATCTCGATTATACAATGGCGCTTGCGATCGAAAATTGGTCTCCTTGGGCACCTTTTTTAAATGACAAAGAACGTGAAGATTGGCTGGAGTGCGAACGTCAAGCATACCAAAAAGCTACTCATCTTTTTACAATGAGCGAACAAGGAAAAACTTCTCTCAAAGAAGATTATGATGTGCCTGAAGAAAAAATTACTGTGGTCGGTTCTGCTGGTAATTTTCAATTTCCATACGAGGGCAAAAAAACCTTTGGCAGTCAGCAAATATTGTTTAATGGTTCGGACTTTGAAAGAAAAGGAGGCGATTTAGTTTTAAAGGCTTTTCCAAAAGTAAGAGAAGCACTTCCTAATTCCCAGCTAGTTATAATTGGTAAAAAAATTTTGACTAGCGAACCAGGAATTATTAATCCCGGACGGATATCATCTCGAGACGAAATGCGCGAACTTTTCCTCAACAGTGATTTAGTAGTTGCTCCTTCGCGGTGCGAACCTTTTCAAGAATTTTTGCTCGAAGCACTGAATTACGGAGTTCCTTGTCTCGTTTCCGATAAAGATGGAATGCCAGAAATTATTGATGACCAAGTAGATGGGATTGTAATTCGGGAAATGGATGCTGAAGTTTTCGCAAATAAGATTATTGAATTACTCTCTGATTCTAGCAAATTAATTTCTATGTCTAAACAAGCGAGGAAGAAAATAAAATATCAATTAAACTGGAATAAAATTGCCGTTAAGATGCTGCAAAAATTGGCAAGTTGA
- a CDS encoding serine O-acetyltransferase, which produces MLENLRADIDRYVYTDNTPWLMVVLTRQGVWATAQYRFSRWVHYHVHIPGIRLILKILSAIWRKIIEFISGIELPNRSEIGKGLFIPHPYNIIVGGAKLGEYCTISQDVTIGIGGRGDKQGFPKIGDRAYIGAGARIIGSITIGNDVAIGANAVVTKDLPDNAVAVGVPAKIINYKGSKDFIFYREQESEEVTELVNEVQEQN; this is translated from the coding sequence ATGTTAGAAAACTTACGCGCAGATATCGATCGGTATGTATATACCGATAACACACCCTGGTTGATGGTAGTCTTAACAAGGCAAGGTGTATGGGCTACGGCTCAATACAGGTTTAGTCGTTGGGTTCACTATCACGTTCATATACCTGGTATTCGACTTATTTTAAAGATTTTATCGGCTATCTGGCGAAAAATAATTGAGTTTATTAGTGGTATTGAGTTACCCAATAGATCGGAAATTGGCAAAGGTCTTTTTATACCTCATCCATACAATATAATCGTCGGTGGTGCGAAGCTCGGTGAATATTGTACGATAAGTCAAGATGTGACGATTGGAATTGGTGGCAGGGGAGATAAGCAAGGCTTTCCTAAAATTGGCGATCGCGCTTATATCGGTGCGGGCGCTCGGATTATTGGTTCAATTACGATTGGTAATGATGTGGCGATCGGAGCTAATGCAGTGGTTACTAAAGATTTACCCGATAATGCTGTAGCTGTAGGTGTACCTGCAAAAATAATTAATTACAAAGGCTCAAAAGATTTTATATTTTATCGGGAACAAGAATCTGAGGAAGTTACCGAATTAGTAAATGAAGTTCAAGAGCAAAATTGA
- a CDS encoding glycosyltransferase family 4 protein: MPLLYRFGFVLEQTLGHVTHAQNLIQSLAEDNSVQPSWMLVPLEVNDIWKRIRVPNISLLLSLRARGMVKTALRQENLDCLFYHTQLTSLFSLEHIQRIPTVISLDATPDNFETIAAAYSSNTAKGAIARLKFAWYRKIFQQAAALITWSNWVKQSLEKDYGIEADKITVIPPGVHLDRWHFTPKPVVTDRPMRLLFVGGDFERKGGSILLDAFRGGLADLCELDIVTKDEQISSEGSIRVHRGLTPNSPQLQQLFAEADIFVFPTLGDTNAIVVLEAMASGLAVITTKIGALAEEIEDGVNGLLVPVNDSEAIADAVRSLCESRQRLAAMKVASRAKAERYFSAKHNYQALVDILKHCVDKSKGNF, encoded by the coding sequence ATGCCTCTACTCTATCGCTTTGGTTTTGTCCTCGAACAAACGCTAGGTCATGTTACCCACGCCCAAAATCTAATCCAGTCGCTGGCTGAAGATAATTCTGTACAGCCATCTTGGATGTTAGTACCTCTGGAAGTTAACGATATTTGGAAAAGAATACGAGTACCGAATATATCTTTGTTGCTTAGTTTGCGAGCTAGAGGTATGGTAAAAACAGCCTTACGCCAAGAAAATTTAGACTGTTTGTTCTACCATACGCAACTGACTTCGTTATTTAGCTTGGAACATATCCAGCGTATTCCCACCGTAATTTCTTTGGATGCTACGCCTGATAACTTTGAAACGATCGCCGCAGCTTATAGTTCTAATACTGCTAAAGGAGCGATCGCGCGACTGAAATTTGCTTGGTATCGAAAAATATTTCAACAAGCGGCGGCTTTAATAACTTGGTCAAATTGGGTTAAACAGAGTTTAGAGAAAGATTACGGGATCGAAGCTGATAAAATTACGGTCATACCTCCAGGTGTTCATCTCGATCGCTGGCATTTTACTCCTAAACCAGTAGTAACAGATCGACCTATGCGTCTGCTGTTCGTTGGTGGTGATTTTGAACGCAAAGGGGGAAGTATCCTGCTGGATGCGTTTCGTGGAGGTTTAGCCGATCTTTGCGAGTTAGATATCGTTACAAAAGACGAACAAATTTCCTCAGAAGGTTCGATTCGCGTGCATCGAGGATTAACACCGAATAGCCCTCAATTGCAACAGTTGTTCGCTGAGGCAGATATTTTTGTCTTTCCCACGTTAGGAGATACAAACGCGATCGTGGTTTTGGAAGCAATGGCATCAGGACTTGCGGTAATTACCACTAAGATAGGAGCATTAGCCGAAGAAATAGAAGACGGGGTGAATGGGTTATTAGTACCAGTTAATGACTCGGAAGCGATCGCTGATGCCGTGCGATCGCTATGTGAATCTCGCCAACGTCTAGCTGCAATGAAAGTCGCCAGTCGTGCTAAAGCTGAACGTTATTTTAGTGCTAAGCATAATTATCAAGCTTTGGTAGATATTCTTAAACATTGTGTAGACAAAAGCAAGGGCAACTTTTAA
- a CDS encoding DUF6492 family protein — protein sequence MNDKQVTFGIITPSYAPDFERCKLLCESVDKFISPAVKHYLIVDRRDLQLFRQLENSHTELLAVEDILPWWIQRVPFLKKAWLSLKTMPLRNWLVQQIVKIATGQEIAEDVAVFVDSDVVFVRPFDFQTFVRDDGKVRFYREPKGNEIQKKVHLKWHQSASNLLGLPDVDLTIPDYIGNAITWKKENVVKLCKHLESVSGRGWIETLANTYNLSEYVLYGIFVERILQSESGHYNRAENLCNDYWYPEALDDEKLSQLIKKTAPEQVALMITAKAGMPVERYKPLLEKEFSF from the coding sequence ATGAACGATAAGCAAGTTACTTTTGGTATTATTACTCCTAGCTATGCTCCTGATTTCGAGCGCTGTAAATTATTGTGTGAGAGTGTCGATAAATTTATTTCTCCGGCTGTTAAACATTATTTGATTGTCGATCGGCGAGATTTACAACTTTTTCGGCAATTAGAAAATTCCCATACTGAACTGCTAGCAGTAGAAGATATTTTACCTTGGTGGATTCAGCGCGTACCTTTCCTAAAAAAAGCCTGGTTGAGCCTGAAAACAATGCCTTTACGGAATTGGTTAGTTCAGCAAATTGTCAAGATTGCCACCGGACAAGAAATTGCCGAAGATGTAGCTGTTTTTGTGGATTCAGATGTAGTCTTTGTCCGCCCTTTTGATTTTCAAACTTTTGTTCGTGATGACGGGAAAGTAAGATTTTATCGCGAACCAAAAGGAAACGAAATTCAAAAGAAAGTACATCTCAAATGGCATCAGTCTGCTAGTAATTTGCTAGGATTGCCTGATGTAGATCTGACAATTCCTGACTACATTGGTAATGCGATTACTTGGAAAAAAGAAAATGTAGTTAAGTTATGCAAACACTTGGAAAGTGTGTCTGGACGAGGATGGATTGAAACATTAGCAAATACTTATAATTTATCTGAGTACGTGCTTTATGGTATCTTTGTCGAGCGGATTTTGCAATCAGAATCAGGACATTACAATCGAGCAGAAAATCTTTGTAATGACTATTGGTATCCCGAAGCTCTTGATGATGAAAAATTGTCACAATTGATTAAAAAAACTGCACCAGAACAAGTAGCTTTGATGATTACAGCGAAAGCGGGAATGCCAGTAGAAAGATATAAACCTTTGTTAGAAAAAGAGTTTTCTTTTTAA
- a CDS encoding carbohydrate-binding protein: protein MNFVDRKKARYLVNKVKSLRILPKAKLAYLGLAIATLFFVFFSKNLLTLTDNSGISSLPSEVALFTTTTNEVYEWKNVKIGGGGFVTGIVVHPTVPDIVYARTDVGGLYGWNSTNQSWRQLFQADNLPENIPYPPYSVESVAIAPSNPDLIYVATGAYTKSQDKLNPGYTLKSSDRGESWQLLNLSLPMGGNEHWRWTGERLAVDPHNQNIIYFASRLDGLWRSENGGETWNQIDPKMVPVGESHPDSEQKAGVTYVVFDPTSDTVNSQTQIIYAGVAGKGIYQTTDGGTSWKLLREFSSTDLVPQQGIVNNKGELFTTLYQRQKDSLGSVWKFTSTGWQDLTPETGKNYSAIAVDPHQPETIFVVTYPMTPNNIYRSEDGGTTWTTLKNTINKVSWYPDWCFYTLTGGIAISPFNSEEVWLTNGVGVWKTENSRDRQVKWAAVVNGIEEIVTFDGVSTPGGASLLTAIADFDGFRHDSLDAFPEKTHGREVFNTTTSITYSSGNPNFIVSVGASHHNFSQIRAGFSTNNGKTWQQFPSLEKGTHPNELIFGNVAVSATDVNNIVWQPTNWKPAYFTKDRGKTWQRIDWFTEGDLGGGAHTHLWNSQQILAADPVRGSTFYLYHHVKGRMLRSDNGGETWQIVNEMLPEGVWKGAKVNTAPGMAGEVWVSLKEKGLYRSGNFGEEFVKVANVDEAQVFGFGKAAPGVNHPTVFLEGKVAGESGVFRSTDLGKTWLRIADYPQGYLGDFNVLVGDLNVFGRVFLGTSGNGFIYGEPQTD, encoded by the coding sequence ATGAATTTCGTAGATAGAAAAAAAGCCCGTTATTTAGTTAATAAAGTTAAATCTTTGAGAATTTTGCCAAAAGCTAAATTGGCTTATCTGGGTTTAGCGATCGCTACTTTATTCTTCGTATTTTTTAGCAAAAATTTATTGACTTTAACCGACAATAGTGGTATATCAAGCCTACCAAGCGAGGTAGCTTTATTTACAACGACAACGAATGAAGTATACGAATGGAAAAATGTCAAAATTGGTGGTGGTGGTTTTGTGACGGGTATAGTCGTTCATCCTACAGTTCCTGACATAGTATACGCTCGTACTGATGTGGGTGGATTATATGGTTGGAACTCGACAAACCAAAGTTGGCGACAATTATTTCAGGCTGATAACTTACCCGAAAATATACCATATCCACCTTACTCAGTTGAAAGTGTAGCGATCGCGCCTAGCAATCCCGATTTAATTTATGTAGCAACTGGTGCTTATACTAAATCTCAAGACAAATTAAATCCTGGATATACCCTTAAATCTAGCGATCGCGGCGAATCTTGGCAACTCCTCAATCTTTCTTTACCAATGGGTGGAAACGAACATTGGCGATGGACGGGAGAACGTTTAGCAGTAGATCCTCATAACCAGAATATCATTTATTTCGCTTCTCGTTTAGACGGACTTTGGCGTAGCGAAAACGGGGGAGAAACTTGGAATCAAATCGATCCGAAAATGGTTCCCGTAGGTGAATCTCATCCCGATAGCGAACAAAAAGCTGGCGTAACTTATGTAGTTTTCGATCCCACCTCAGATACAGTTAATAGCCAAACTCAAATAATCTATGCCGGGGTAGCTGGTAAAGGAATTTATCAAACTACTGACGGCGGAACTAGCTGGAAACTTTTACGAGAATTTTCATCTACCGATCTCGTTCCTCAACAAGGAATTGTTAACAATAAAGGAGAGCTATTTACTACTCTTTACCAGCGACAAAAAGATTCATTAGGTAGTGTTTGGAAATTCACCTCCACAGGTTGGCAAGATCTTACCCCAGAAACAGGGAAAAACTATTCGGCTATTGCTGTCGATCCTCACCAACCGGAAACTATTTTTGTCGTTACTTATCCGATGACTCCTAATAACATTTACCGTTCCGAGGATGGCGGTACAACCTGGACAACATTGAAAAATACTATTAACAAAGTATCTTGGTATCCTGACTGGTGTTTTTACACTCTGACAGGAGGTATAGCTATTTCTCCTTTTAATTCCGAAGAAGTTTGGCTGACTAATGGTGTTGGGGTTTGGAAAACAGAAAATAGTCGCGATCGCCAGGTAAAATGGGCAGCAGTCGTGAATGGAATTGAAGAAATTGTTACCTTTGATGGCGTAAGTACGCCCGGAGGAGCAAGTTTGCTGACTGCGATCGCCGATTTTGATGGATTTCGCCATGATTCTTTAGATGCTTTCCCTGAGAAAACTCACGGTAGAGAAGTTTTTAACACAACCACCAGCATCACCTACAGCAGTGGTAATCCTAACTTTATTGTTTCTGTCGGCGCATCTCATCACAATTTTTCCCAAATTCGTGCCGGATTTTCAACTAATAATGGAAAAACTTGGCAACAATTTCCTTCCTTAGAAAAAGGAACTCATCCCAATGAATTAATCTTTGGTAACGTGGCTGTTTCGGCTACAGATGTCAACAATATAGTTTGGCAACCTACTAACTGGAAACCTGCTTATTTTACTAAAGATCGAGGCAAAACCTGGCAAAGAATCGATTGGTTTACCGAAGGAGATCTTGGCGGTGGAGCGCATACTCATCTTTGGAATAGTCAACAAATATTAGCCGCAGATCCAGTTCGAGGTAGCACATTTTACCTTTATCATCACGTCAAGGGACGAATGTTACGCAGCGACAACGGTGGTGAAACTTGGCAAATTGTCAATGAGATGCTACCTGAAGGCGTCTGGAAAGGAGCGAAAGTAAATACTGCTCCTGGTATGGCTGGTGAAGTTTGGGTGAGTTTAAAAGAAAAAGGCTTATATCGCTCCGGCAACTTCGGTGAAGAGTTTGTCAAAGTGGCAAATGTTGACGAAGCACAAGTTTTTGGCTTTGGGAAAGCAGCTCCTGGGGTAAATCATCCGACAGTTTTCCTTGAAGGAAAAGTCGCTGGAGAGTCGGGAGTTTTTCGCTCAACCGATCTCGGTAAAACTTGGCTACGCATCGCTGACTACCCTCAAGGCTATTTGGGGGACTTCAATGTCTTGGTGGGAGATTTAAATGTCTTCGGACGAGTTTTTTTGGGAACTAGTGGGAATGGATTTATTTACGGAGAGCCGCAAACAGATTAA
- the rpe gene encoding ribulose-phosphate 3-epimerase: MTNTPSDNKVVIAPSILSADFSRLGEEIKAVDEAGADWIHVDVMDGRFVPNITIGPLIVKAIRPVTKKPLDVHLMIVEPEKYVEDFAKAGADLISVHAEHNASPHLHRTLGQIKDLGKQAGVVLNPGTPLELIEYVLDLCDLILIMSVNPGFGGQSFIPGVVPKIQQLRQMCSDRGLNPWIEVDGGLKPDNTWQVLEAGANAIVAGSAVFKAPSYAEAIEGIRNSKRPEKELVTA, from the coding sequence ATGACCAATACCCCCTCCGATAATAAAGTTGTAATTGCACCGTCGATTCTGTCGGCGGATTTTAGCCGTCTGGGAGAAGAAATTAAGGCTGTAGACGAAGCGGGTGCTGACTGGATTCACGTTGATGTGATGGATGGTCGCTTTGTGCCAAATATTACCATTGGTCCACTGATTGTGAAGGCAATTCGCCCAGTGACGAAAAAGCCTCTGGACGTTCACTTAATGATCGTGGAACCAGAAAAATATGTCGAAGATTTCGCTAAAGCAGGCGCGGATCTTATTTCTGTTCACGCCGAACATAATGCTTCGCCGCATTTACACCGCACTCTCGGTCAAATTAAGGATTTAGGTAAGCAAGCTGGAGTTGTACTTAATCCGGGTACTCCTTTAGAGTTGATTGAGTATGTGCTGGATTTGTGCGACTTGATTTTAATTATGAGCGTTAACCCTGGTTTTGGAGGTCAAAGCTTTATTCCTGGTGTAGTACCGAAAATTCAGCAATTGCGTCAAATGTGCAGCGATCGCGGACTGAATCCTTGGATTGAGGTTGATGGCGGTCTGAAGCCAGATAATACTTGGCAGGTGTTAGAAGCTGGTGCAAATGCGATCGTTGCTGGTTCGGCTGTATTTAAAGCTCCTAGTTATGCTGAGGCTATTGAAGGTATTCGCAACAGCAAGCGTCCTGAAAAGGAATTAGTTACAGCTTAA
- the lepB gene encoding signal peptidase I — protein MPLRHNLNLLAKKPLILLIVITGGFFSLSILAFLGYLSVAYKSFYVPSGSMEPTLKINDRLLANRLAYDSRLPQRGDIIVFEITEALRKRNFQGTFLGRVVGLPEDKIELKEGKVYVNNTVLTENYLQEKETEIFCLPEDRPYLTQPVVIPENSYLVLGDNRDNSYDGRCWGVVPEEKIIGKIVFRYFPFKRFGSLNEK, from the coding sequence ATGCCTTTACGACATAATCTTAATCTATTAGCTAAAAAGCCGCTAATTTTACTAATCGTTATTACTGGTGGTTTTTTTTCTCTGAGTATCCTCGCTTTTTTGGGTTATCTAAGTGTTGCTTACAAAAGTTTTTATGTACCTTCTGGTTCTATGGAACCAACTTTAAAAATTAACGATCGTTTATTGGCAAATCGATTAGCTTATGATTCTCGCCTACCTCAGCGAGGAGATATTATTGTTTTTGAGATAACTGAAGCTTTACGAAAACGAAATTTTCAAGGTACTTTTCTCGGTCGAGTTGTGGGTTTGCCCGAGGATAAAATCGAACTCAAAGAGGGAAAAGTTTACGTTAACAATACAGTTTTAACAGAAAATTATCTTCAGGAAAAAGAGACAGAAATTTTTTGTTTACCTGAAGATCGACCTTATCTGACTCAACCAGTAGTCATACCAGAAAACTCATACCTTGTCTTGGGAGATAACCGCGATAATAGCTATGATGGTCGCTGTTGGGGAGTTGTTCCCGAAGAAAAAATAATTGGCAAAATAGTCTTTCGCTATTTCCCCTTTAAACGTTTCGGTTCTTTGAACGAGAAATAG
- a CDS encoding GumC family protein, with amino-acid sequence MTLPIVKRFLISLDRNKWIGLFSFMFVVGVSGVVAVQTPPTPPTIYRANGTLTYSPQPVTFTATGELLQQQGREITGDIIKADWVIENVAQQLGAEIKEVKKIIADKQIDIRIPKEDEPPEYRLQYVAPTEEAAEKVLASFMQAIVDYSRERNTFRLREKIEELEKRLPEVLVEVKKAEQELDRFVREEGSALLAAQDGTLVGAITGAQEQQRQLRITLQGIDTQIRSLENRLGLSADEAYTSAALSADPIIANLRAQIYQTEAQIELLEEDLRPEHPQMIELRRQQQANEQLLRERAAEVIGGQGEFAPLPSQIRQDSALDPARQQLANNLVQLQTQRETLIQQLAATRETELELRQTYESLPNKQMEQARLQQEVQLQQSLYGKIQAALLDAQAAEAETVGSLTVTQKPTIKAEEPEPPMSPIILVGAGVGIGALVAGGVIFLLSTLDNKLYTPQELREALSSRDVLLLGELPRVFSMVPVPEETGIIESDSPYLPLYERFRSNIRRLGAKPPKVVLITSVSHEEGKTVTAYNLAIASAAAGKRTLLIEANLRDRSHSQALKLAADPDAEVEPLRYYGSRNDCIRLVPEIQNLYIVPSPGPQRQAAAIVESSELRRLIEDARGRFDFVVVDTPSLFSCNDALLLEPLTDGIVLVTRPGYTVGAMLTETADRFTEAELPLLGAVINDVDKFVPLPSAPEVKETHFEEPDRLGEEDTPELSPETEKEPSPQTTYR; translated from the coding sequence ATGACTCTACCTATTGTTAAACGCTTTCTTATCTCCCTAGATCGCAACAAATGGATCGGTTTATTCAGTTTTATGTTTGTTGTCGGGGTTTCTGGGGTAGTAGCTGTGCAAACACCACCAACTCCTCCCACAATCTATAGAGCTAACGGAACCTTAACATATAGTCCTCAACCTGTTACTTTTACGGCAACTGGAGAATTACTGCAACAACAAGGTAGAGAAATTACTGGCGATATTATTAAAGCTGATTGGGTAATTGAAAATGTCGCCCAACAATTAGGTGCGGAAATCAAAGAAGTAAAAAAGATTATTGCTGATAAGCAAATAGATATTAGAATTCCCAAAGAAGACGAGCCTCCGGAATATCGCTTGCAATACGTGGCTCCCACCGAAGAAGCGGCGGAGAAGGTGCTGGCTTCGTTTATGCAAGCGATCGTTGATTATAGTCGAGAACGTAATACTTTTCGACTCCGAGAAAAGATTGAGGAGTTGGAAAAAAGATTACCAGAAGTTTTGGTGGAAGTAAAAAAGGCAGAACAAGAACTAGATCGATTTGTGCGTGAGGAAGGTTCGGCTTTGTTAGCTGCTCAGGACGGTACTTTAGTGGGAGCAATTACTGGCGCTCAAGAACAACAACGTCAATTAAGAATTACTCTCCAAGGAATCGATACGCAAATTAGAAGTTTGGAAAATAGGTTGGGTTTAAGTGCTGATGAAGCTTATACTTCGGCGGCTTTGAGTGCTGACCCAATTATTGCTAATTTGCGGGCGCAAATTTATCAAACTGAGGCGCAAATAGAACTTTTAGAGGAAGATTTGCGTCCGGAACATCCACAAATGATTGAGTTGCGCCGACAGCAACAAGCTAACGAACAACTGTTGCGAGAAAGAGCGGCGGAAGTAATCGGGGGTCAAGGTGAGTTTGCTCCTTTACCAAGTCAAATTCGTCAAGATAGTGCTTTAGATCCAGCGAGACAGCAATTAGCAAATAACTTGGTTCAATTGCAAACTCAACGGGAAACGCTTATCCAACAATTAGCAGCGACTAGAGAAACGGAGTTGGAATTGCGGCAAACTTACGAGTCTTTACCGAATAAGCAGATGGAACAAGCTCGCTTGCAGCAGGAGGTGCAACTGCAACAGTCTCTCTATGGGAAAATTCAAGCGGCGTTGCTGGATGCTCAAGCCGCGGAAGCGGAAACGGTGGGTAGTTTGACGGTGACGCAAAAACCAACGATCAAGGCTGAGGAACCGGAACCGCCGATGAGTCCAATTATTTTAGTTGGTGCGGGTGTAGGTATTGGTGCTTTGGTGGCTGGTGGGGTAATTTTCTTGCTTTCGACTTTGGATAACAAGCTTTATACGCCTCAAGAGTTGCGAGAAGCTCTTTCGAGTCGGGATGTGTTGCTGTTGGGAGAACTACCTCGCGTTTTCAGTATGGTGCCAGTTCCGGAAGAAACGGGAATTATCGAGTCGGATTCTCCTTATTTACCGCTTTACGAACGGTTCCGTAGTAATATCCGTCGTTTAGGTGCGAAACCACCGAAGGTGGTGTTGATTACCAGTGTAAGTCACGAAGAAGGTAAGACGGTGACTGCGTATAATTTGGCGATCGCCTCGGCGGCGGCTGGTAAGCGTACTTTGTTAATTGAAGCTAATTTGCGCGATCGCTCTCATTCTCAAGCTCTAAAATTGGCTGCCGATCCTGATGCTGAAGTCGAACCTCTACGTTATTACGGTTCTCGCAATGATTGCATTCGCTTAGTTCCCGAAATCCAAAATCTCTATATTGTTCCTAGTCCCGGACCGCAACGCCAAGCTGCGGCTATTGTTGAGTCTAGCGAACTACGACGGTTGATTGAAGATGCTCGCGGACGCTTCGATTTTGTAGTGGTAGATACTCCTTCCCTTTTCAGTTGTAATGATGCTCTCTTACTTGAACCTCTTACTGATGGTATAGTTTTAGTCACTCGACCTGGTTACACTGTCGGCGCGATGCTAACTGAAACTGCCGATCGATTTACTGAAGCGGAACTGCCTTTGTTGGGAGCAGTAATTAATGATGTTGATAAGTTTGTTCCACTTCCTTCTGCTCCAGAGGTGAAAGAAACTCATTTTGAAGAACCGGATCGACTCGGTGAAGAGGACACTCCAGAGTTATCTCCAGAAACAGAAAAAGAACCTTCACCTCAAACTACTTATCGGTAA